A window of Vigna unguiculata cultivar IT97K-499-35 chromosome 4, ASM411807v1, whole genome shotgun sequence contains these coding sequences:
- the LOC114181279 gene encoding ribulose bisphosphate carboxylase small chain 1, chloroplastic-like, with protein MASSMISSPAVTTVNRAGAGAGMVAPFTGLKSLGGFPTRKTNNDITSVANNGGRVQCMQVWPTTGKKKFETLSYLPDLTEEQLLKEIDYLLRNGWIPCLEFTLQDPFPYREQNRSPGYYDGRYWTMWKLPMFGCTDATQVLQEVVEARTAHPNGFVRIIGFDNVRQVQCISFIAYKAPGF; from the exons ATGGCTTCCTCAATGATCTCCTCCCCAGCTGTTACGACCGTTAACCGTGCTGGTGCCGGTGCCGGCATGGTGGCTCCGTTCACTGGCCTGAAGTCCTTGGGTGGGTTCCCAACGAGGAAGACGAACAATGACATTACTTCGGTTGCAAACAACGGTGGAAGAGTGCAATGCATGCAG GTGTGGCCAACAACTGGGAAGAAGAAGTTCGAGACTCTGTCGTACCTTCCAGACCTGACTGAAGAACAACTGCTTAAGGAGATAGATTACCTTCTTAGGAATGGATGGATCCCTTGCTTGGAATTTACATTGCAG GACCCATTCCCATACCGTGAGCAAAACAGGTCACCTGGATACTATGATGGAAGGTACTGGACCATGTGGAAGCTGCCTATGTTTGGGTGCACTGATGCTACTCAGGTGTTGCAGGAGGTTGTAGAGGCCAGGACTGCTCACCCCAACGGCTTCGTCCGTATCATTGGATTCGACAACGTTCGTCAAGTCCAGTGCATCAGTTTCATTGCCTACAAGGCCCCTGGCTTCTAA